A window from Fragaria vesca subsp. vesca linkage group LG5, FraVesHawaii_1.0, whole genome shotgun sequence encodes these proteins:
- the LOC101304877 gene encoding egg cell-secreted protein 1.2-like, producing MAFKNLVFLSIMILIASIMSASNAATAATRKLSAGIKTSGEGEGEGGLVECGNALVEVKSCSQEIVVYFLNGRTDIGPDCCKAITTITRRCWPAMLTSLGFTAEQGDILRGYCDAEATTVITTTAPAAAPLVP from the coding sequence ATGGCTTTCAAGAATTTGGTTTTCCTTTCCATAATGATACTGATCGCGTCCATCATGAGTGCAAGCAATGCAGCAACTGCTGCTACTAGGAAACTTTCTGCAGGGATCAAAACGAGCGGTGAAGGCGAAGGCGAAGGCGGCCTAGTGGAATGCGGAAATGCGTTGGTGGAAGTGAAATCTTGCTCGCAAGAGATTGTTGTGTATTTCCTTAATGGCAGGACTGATATTGGCCCGGACTGTTGCAAAGCCATCACCACCATTACGCGTCGCTGCTGGCCTGCAATGCTTACTTCCCTTGGCTTCACTGCAGAACAAGGTGACATCTTACGAGGCTACTGCGATGCCGAGGCTACTACTGTGATTACTACTACTGCTCCTGCTGCAGCGCCACTTGTTCCTTAA
- the LOC101312728 gene encoding beta-1,4-mannosyl-glycoprotein 4-beta-N-acetylglucosaminyltransferase-like translates to MWWMMGEGGGAYCSKKTDDYCADVCGQESGRLISMSRVRCILRGFDLRALILIIMLIPTCIFGIYAHGQKISYFLRPLWESPPKPFHDIPHYYHENVPMEKLCKLHGWGIREYPRRVYDAVLFSNEMDILTIRWKELYPYITKFVLLESNSTFSGLYKPLHFARNREQFDFVEPRLEYGTVGRTSQKGDNPFVEEAYQRLALDNLLQLAGITDDDLLIMSDVDEIPSRHTINLLRWCDDTPEVIHLRLKNYLYSFEFLVDNNSWRASVHRYRENVTKYAHYRQTDEVLADAGWHCSFCFRKISEFIFKMKAYSHNDRIRFNKYLNPTRVQKVICNGDDLFDMLPEEYTFKDIIGKMGPIPHSYSAVHLPSYLLENAEKYKFLLPGNCKRES, encoded by the exons ATGTGGTGGATGATGGGCGAGGGTGGAGGTGCTTACTGCTCTAAGAAGACCGACGATTACTGCGCCGATGTTTGTGGCCAG GAATCAGGTCGACTGATAAGCATGTCAAGAGTCCGCTGCATTCTCCGTGGCTTTGATTTAAGGGCTCTCATCCTTATCATCATGCTTATTCCAACATGCATCTTTGGCATATATGCACATGGACAGAAGATCTCATACTTCTTGCGGCCGCTATGGGAGTCACCGCCCAAACCTTTCCATGACATCCCACACTATTATCATGAGAATGTGCCCATGGAGAAGCTCTGCAAACTTCACGGCTGGGGCATCCGCGAGTACCCAAGGCGTGTCTACGATGCTGTGTTGTTCAGTAATGAGATGGATATCCTTACAATAAGATGGAAAGAGCTGTATCCCTACATAACGAAATTTGTTCTGTTGGAGTCAAATTCCACATTTTCTGGACTTTACAAGCCTCTTCATTTTGCACGAAATCGGGAGCAGTTTGATTTTGTTGAACCCCGGTTGGAATATGGGACAGTTGGAAGAACATCCCAGAAAGGGGACAACCCATTTGTTGAGGAGGCATATCAGCGATTAGCTTTGGACAACCTTCTTCAATTAGCTGGTATTACCGACGACGACTTGTTGATAATGTCGGATGTGGATGAGATCCCAAGCAGACACACTATCAATCTCCTGAGGTGGTGTGATGATACCCCTGAAGTTATTCATCTTCGGCTGAAGAACTATCTTTATTCCTTCGAGTTTCTTGTAGACAACAACAGTTGGAGGGCCTCAGTACACAGGTATCGAGAGAATGTGACCAAATATGCGCACTATCGGCAGACAGATGAAGTCCTGGCAGATGCAGGGTGGCATTGCAGCTTTTGTTTTCGCAAAATTAGTGAGTTCATATTTAAGATGAAGGCATACAGTCACAATGATCGAATCAGATTTAATAAGTATCTCAACCCTACAAGAGTGCAGAAGGTAATCTGCAACGGAGATGATCTGTTTGATATGCTTCCAGAAGAGTACACATTCAAGGACATCATCGGCAAAATGGGCCCTATTCCTCATTCCTACTCGGCTGTTCATCTCCCGTCCTATCTGTTGGAGAATGCCGAGAAGTATAAATTCCTGTTGCCTGGGAATTGCAAAAGAGAAAGCTAG